A portion of the Thunnus albacares chromosome 5, fThuAlb1.1, whole genome shotgun sequence genome contains these proteins:
- the eif2d gene encoding eukaryotic translation initiation factor 2D: MFAKTFRVKSNTVIKGSDRRKLKADISAAFPALSADELSDLVPNKEELNVVKIYAHKGDAVTLYVLHKNPLFFELEKRLYPTVYMLWRYPSALPTFRTWPPVVQKLVGGADLMLPGVVVPSSGLPDVRQGDCCAVTLVNNRAPVAVGTAAVSSAEMHSLGMKGRGVCVLHTYMDNLWAFGDKSCPPTLPYAESEGQGVNGEEYEVDEEVEECVEEEQSPGETVIDQVCSGTEELSLTEQEEEKGEKGNEQEDEDDDLRTPQEIMDALLLQCFFHALKSKVKKSELPLLTSTFLRNHMFSCCPSGKQLDIKKSSYKKLSKFLQAMQQQHNLVRVKELTKGVESIVEVDWNNRELRSFAAPKETDIEAAPVQDAGEGETPYHPPEITTLYSVSARLEPLFVDSNKRKGTILQPTEVRGIVTEYVKKNELVDKNNKNYVTINPTLCDCLLEKSEYQEIESLKWDDLFSRTLGKMQECYQVVFPGQAPLIKKGHIEPIDITVASRGSNKKVTLIKNLEVYGLDPSVVATALQHRVQASSVLQPIPGAKDKVLVQIQGNQIQQVGHLLQDHYQIPRKYIQGLEKAPKSGKKK, from the exons GAGAAAGCTCAAAGCTGACATATCTGCAGCCTTTCCTGCACTGTCTGCTGATGAGTTGTCCGACCTGGTCCCCAACAAAGAGGAATTAAATGTTGTGAAGATTTATGCACACAAGGGAGATGCTGTAACACTTTACGTTCTTCACAAAAATCCACTGTTCTTTGAACTGGAGAAACGACTTTATCCTACAG TGTATATGCTTTGGCGCTACCCTTCTGCCCTGCCGACATTCAGAACATGGCCTCCtgtggttcagaagttggttGGAGGGGCAG ATCTCATGCTCCCAGGTGTGGTGGTGCCTTCAAGTGGTCTTCCAGATGTGAGACAGGGGGACTGCTGTGCTGTTACATTAGTGAATAATAG AGCTCCTGTTGCAGTTGGCACTGCTGCAGTGTCCAGTGCAGAAATGCATAGTTTGGGCATGAAagggagaggagtgtgtgttCTCCACACATACATGGATAATCTCTG GGCTTTTGGAGATAAATCATGTCCTCCTACTTTACCGTATGCCGAGAGTGAAGGACAAGGGGTGAATGGAGAGGAGTATGAGGTTGATGAGGAGGTTGAGGAGTgtgtggaggaggagcagagtcCCGGAGAAACGGTCATTGATCAAGTCTGTTCTGGTACTGAGGAGCTGAGCCTGActgagcaggaggaagagaagggtgAAAAGGGCAATGAacaagaagatgaagatgatgaccTGAGAACACCACAAG AGATAATGGACGCCCTGctgttgcagtgttttttcCACGCTCTCAAGAGCAAGGTGAAGAAGTCAGAGCTCCCTCTGCTGACCAGCACATTTCTCCGCAACCACATGTTCTCCTGCTG cccAAGTGGAAAACAACTTGATATCAAAAAATCCAGCTATAAAAAG ttGTCCAAGTTTCTACAGgccatgcagcagcagcataacCTTGTGCGAGTGAAAGAACTGACCAAGGGTGTGGAGAGCATCGTGGAGGTGGACTGGAATAATCGAGA ACTGCGTTCCTTCGCTGCTCCCAAGGAGACTGATATTGAAGCGGCTCCAGTGCAGGATGCAGGAGAAGGGGAAACGCCGTACCATCCTCCTGAGATCACAACTCTGTACTCTGTGTCAGCTCGGCTGGAGCCTCTTTTTGTGGATTCAAACAagag GAAAGGGACAATACTGCAGCCTACTGAAGTGAGAGGTATTGTCACAGAGTACGTGAAGAAGAATGAACTGGtggataaaaataataagaa TTATGTGACCATAAACCCAACTCTATGTGACTGCTTGCTGGAAAAATCAGAGTACCAGGAGATAGAGTCTCTCAAGTGGGATGACCTCTTTAGCAg GACGTTGGGAAAAATGCAGGAGTGCTATCAAGTTGTGTTTCCTGGACAAGCACCGTTAATAAAGAAGGGCCACATTGAGCCCATAGACATCACTGTGGCTTCTCGAGGCTCCAATAAGAAG GTGACTCTAATAAAGAACCTGGAAGTGTACGGTTTGGATCCTTCAGTCGTGGCCACTGCTTTGCAGCACAGAGTCCAGGCCAGCTCTGTCTTACAGCCTATTCCTGGGGCCAAGGACAAAGTCCTGGTCCAGATCCAAGGCAACCAGATTCAACAAGTCGGCCATTTGTTGCAAG ATCATTATCAAATCCCTCGCAAGTACATCCAAGGATTagaaaaagctccaaaaagTGGCAAGAAGAAGTAG
- the LOC122982277 gene encoding probable G-protein coupled receptor 139, translated as MGVTNLYLSNMYTFSEEASMMLQFMVQSVVQENMSPQKKHWMVTLQEVFYPALAAVGIPSNIITLLIIWRRNCMLSRSSTFYLMAISVADNLVLIFIVVLELSVKYHQQEPFWSYEPWCNLRDIFNYGAYNASTWLVVVFTVERFVAIHTWKMKTKICTSRCAAWTITAVFLLSHFFAIPYYWSNVSVFENNQTRCIYKPEAPSHFIHALVWFQTLQAYILPFLIILTLNGLTLRLISLSNRVHITTDLTPRVHKVMPLLRSRRRKSVVLLVTVSMSFVLLSVTRVITQIILRTTHMYTLDRNDYNLLINIAADTGTMLSLTNAAANMYLYVCTQSKFRQEFLACVRQVSFYCKTKV; from the exons ATGGGAGTGACCAACTTGTACCTAAGCAATATGTACACATTTAGCGAAGAGGCTTCCATGATGCTGCAGTTCATGGTACAGTCTGTGGTACAAGAGAATATGAGCCCTCAAAAGAAACACTGGATGGTGACACTACAAGAAGTTTTCTACCCTGCCTTAGCAGCTGTGGGCATCCCCT CCAACATCATCACCTTACTGATCATCTGGAGGAGGAACTGCATGCTCTCCAGGTCCAGCACCTTCTATCTGATGGCCATCTCTGTTGCTGACAACCTTGTACTGATCTTCATTGTGGTTCTTGAGCTTTCTGTTAAGTACCACCAGCAAGAGCCGTTTTGGAGTTACGAGCCCTGGTGTAACCTAAGGGATATTTTTAACTACGGTGCCTACAATGCCTCAACGTGGCTGGTGGTTGTGTTCACAGTGGAACGTTTTGTCGCCATCCACACTTggaaaatgaaaaccaaaatcTGCACCTCAAGATGTGCAGCATGGACTATCACAGCTGTCTTCCTCTTAAGTCATTTCTTTGCCATTCCTTACTACTGGTCTAATGTGTCAGTCTTCGAGAACAACCAGACCAGATGTATTTACAAACCAGAGGCCCCATCTCATTTCATTCATGCACTCGTTTGGTTTCAAACATTGCAAGCCTACATACTGCCCTTCCTCATCATTCTCACACTTAACGGGCTGACTCTGCGCCTGATCTCTCTCAGCAACCGTGTTCACATCACCACAGATTTAACCCCCAGGGTCCACAAGGTTATGCCCCTGCTGCGCTCCAGGAGGAGAAAATCTGTGGTGCTTCTGGTGACTGTGTCCATGAGTTTTGTCCTGCTGTCTGTCACCCGTGTTATCACTCAAATCATCCTCCGCACAACTCACATGTACACTTTGGATCGTAATGATTATAATCTCCTGATAAATATAGCAGCTGACACTGGCACCATGTTGAGCCTGACCAATGCTGCTGCAAACATGTACCTGTACGTCTGCACCCAGTCCAAGTTTCGCCAGGAGTTCTTAGCCTGCGTCAGACAGGTGTCCTTCTATTGCAAAACAAAAGTctag